The following are encoded in a window of Chlorocebus sabaeus isolate Y175 chromosome 22, mChlSab1.0.hap1, whole genome shotgun sequence genomic DNA:
- the CD200R1 gene encoding cell surface glycoprotein CD200 receptor 1 isoform X2: MLCPWRTANLGLLLILAVFLVAASNSLCMDEKQITQNHSKVLAEVNISWPVQMARNAVLCCPRIEFRNLIVITWEIIIRGQPSCTKSYRKERNETKETNCTDERITWVSTPDQNSDLQIHPVAITHDGYYRCIMATPDGNFHRGYHLQVLVTPEVTLFESRNRTAVCKAVAGKPAAQISWIPAGDCAPTEQEYWGNGTVTVQSTCHWEGHNVSTVTCHVSHLTGNKSLYIELLPVPGAKKSAKLYMPYVILTIIILTIVGFIWLLKISGCRKYNLNKTESTSVVEEDEMQPYASYTEKNNPLYDTTNKVKASQALQSEVGTDLHTL, encoded by the exons CTTCAAACAGTTTATGTATGGATGAAAAACAGATTACACAGAACCACTCAAAAGTACTCGCAGAAG TTAACATTTCATGGCCTGTACAGATGGCTAGAAATGCTGTGCTTTGTTGCCCTCGTATTGAGTTTAGAAATTTGATCGTAATAACATGGGAAATAATCATAAGAGGCCAGCCTTCCTGCACAAAATCctataggaaagaaagaaatgagaccAAGGAAACCAACTGTACTGATGAGAGAATAACCTGGGTCTCCACACCTGATCAGAATTCGGACCTTCAGATTCACCCAGTGGCCATCACTCATGACGGGTATTACAGATGCATAATGGCAACTCCTGATGGGAATTTCCATCGTGGATATCACCTCCAAGTGCTAG TTACACCTGAAGTGACCCTGTTTGAAAGCAGGAATAGAACTGCAGTATGCAAGGCAGTTGCAGGGAAGCCAGCTGCGCAGATCTCCTGGATCCCAGCGGGGGATTGTGCCCCTACTGAGCAAGAGTACTGGGGCAATGGCACAGTGACTGTTCAGAGTACATGCCACTGGGAGGGCCACAATGTGTCTACCGTGACCTGCCATGTCTCCCATTTGACTGGCAACAAGAGTCTGTACATAGAGCTACTTCCTG TTCCAGGTGccaaaaaatcagcaaaattatATATGCCATATGTCAtccttactattattattttgaccaTCGTGGGATTCATTTGGTTATTGAAAATCAGTGGCTGCAG aaaatataatttgaataaaaCAGAATCTACTTCAGTTGTTGAGGAG GATGAAATGCAGCCCTATGCCAGCTacacagagaaaaacaatccTCTCTATGATACTACAAACAAGGTGAAAGCGTCTCAGGCATTACAAAGTGAAGTTGGCACAGACCTCCATACTTTATAA
- the CD200R1 gene encoding cell surface glycoprotein CD200 receptor 1 isoform X3: MLCPWRTANLGLLLILAVFLVAVNISWPVQMARNAVLCCPRIEFRNLIVITWEIIIRGQPSCTKSYRKERNETKETNCTDERITWVSTPDQNSDLQIHPVAITHDGYYRCIMATPDGNFHRGYHLQVLVTPEVTLFESRNRTAVCKAVAGKPAAQISWIPAGDCAPTEQEYWGNGTVTVQSTCHWEGHNVSTVTCHVSHLTGNKSLYIELLPVPGAKKSAKLYMPYVILTIIILTIVGFIWLLKISGCRKYNLNKTESTSVVEEDEMQPYASYTEKNNPLYDTTNKVKASQALQSEVGTDLHTL, encoded by the exons TTAACATTTCATGGCCTGTACAGATGGCTAGAAATGCTGTGCTTTGTTGCCCTCGTATTGAGTTTAGAAATTTGATCGTAATAACATGGGAAATAATCATAAGAGGCCAGCCTTCCTGCACAAAATCctataggaaagaaagaaatgagaccAAGGAAACCAACTGTACTGATGAGAGAATAACCTGGGTCTCCACACCTGATCAGAATTCGGACCTTCAGATTCACCCAGTGGCCATCACTCATGACGGGTATTACAGATGCATAATGGCAACTCCTGATGGGAATTTCCATCGTGGATATCACCTCCAAGTGCTAG TTACACCTGAAGTGACCCTGTTTGAAAGCAGGAATAGAACTGCAGTATGCAAGGCAGTTGCAGGGAAGCCAGCTGCGCAGATCTCCTGGATCCCAGCGGGGGATTGTGCCCCTACTGAGCAAGAGTACTGGGGCAATGGCACAGTGACTGTTCAGAGTACATGCCACTGGGAGGGCCACAATGTGTCTACCGTGACCTGCCATGTCTCCCATTTGACTGGCAACAAGAGTCTGTACATAGAGCTACTTCCTG TTCCAGGTGccaaaaaatcagcaaaattatATATGCCATATGTCAtccttactattattattttgaccaTCGTGGGATTCATTTGGTTATTGAAAATCAGTGGCTGCAG aaaatataatttgaataaaaCAGAATCTACTTCAGTTGTTGAGGAG GATGAAATGCAGCCCTATGCCAGCTacacagagaaaaacaatccTCTCTATGATACTACAAACAAGGTGAAAGCGTCTCAGGCATTACAAAGTGAAGTTGGCACAGACCTCCATACTTTATAA
- the CD200R1 gene encoding cell surface glycoprotein CD200 receptor 1 isoform X1 has protein sequence MLCPWRTANLGLLLILAVFLVAEAEGAAQSNNSLMLQTSKENHTLASNSLCMDEKQITQNHSKVLAEVNISWPVQMARNAVLCCPRIEFRNLIVITWEIIIRGQPSCTKSYRKERNETKETNCTDERITWVSTPDQNSDLQIHPVAITHDGYYRCIMATPDGNFHRGYHLQVLVTPEVTLFESRNRTAVCKAVAGKPAAQISWIPAGDCAPTEQEYWGNGTVTVQSTCHWEGHNVSTVTCHVSHLTGNKSLYIELLPVPGAKKSAKLYMPYVILTIIILTIVGFIWLLKISGCRKYNLNKTESTSVVEEDEMQPYASYTEKNNPLYDTTNKVKASQALQSEVGTDLHTL, from the exons AAGCGGAGGGTGCTGCTCAATCAAACAACTCATTAATGCTGCAAACTAGCAAGGAGAATCATACTTTAG CTTCAAACAGTTTATGTATGGATGAAAAACAGATTACACAGAACCACTCAAAAGTACTCGCAGAAG TTAACATTTCATGGCCTGTACAGATGGCTAGAAATGCTGTGCTTTGTTGCCCTCGTATTGAGTTTAGAAATTTGATCGTAATAACATGGGAAATAATCATAAGAGGCCAGCCTTCCTGCACAAAATCctataggaaagaaagaaatgagaccAAGGAAACCAACTGTACTGATGAGAGAATAACCTGGGTCTCCACACCTGATCAGAATTCGGACCTTCAGATTCACCCAGTGGCCATCACTCATGACGGGTATTACAGATGCATAATGGCAACTCCTGATGGGAATTTCCATCGTGGATATCACCTCCAAGTGCTAG TTACACCTGAAGTGACCCTGTTTGAAAGCAGGAATAGAACTGCAGTATGCAAGGCAGTTGCAGGGAAGCCAGCTGCGCAGATCTCCTGGATCCCAGCGGGGGATTGTGCCCCTACTGAGCAAGAGTACTGGGGCAATGGCACAGTGACTGTTCAGAGTACATGCCACTGGGAGGGCCACAATGTGTCTACCGTGACCTGCCATGTCTCCCATTTGACTGGCAACAAGAGTCTGTACATAGAGCTACTTCCTG TTCCAGGTGccaaaaaatcagcaaaattatATATGCCATATGTCAtccttactattattattttgaccaTCGTGGGATTCATTTGGTTATTGAAAATCAGTGGCTGCAG aaaatataatttgaataaaaCAGAATCTACTTCAGTTGTTGAGGAG GATGAAATGCAGCCCTATGCCAGCTacacagagaaaaacaatccTCTCTATGATACTACAAACAAGGTGAAAGCGTCTCAGGCATTACAAAGTGAAGTTGGCACAGACCTCCATACTTTATAA
- the CD200R1 gene encoding cell surface glycoprotein CD200 receptor 1 isoform X4: MLCPWRTANLGLLLILAVFLVAEAEGAAQSNNSLMLQTSKENHTLASNSLCMDEKQITQNHSKVLAEVNISWPVQMARNAVLCCPRIEFRNLIVITWEIIIRGQPSCTKSYRKERNETKETNCTDERITWVSTPDQNSDLQIHPVAITHDGYYRCIMATPDGNFHRGYHLQVLVTPEVTLFESRNRTAVCKAVAGKPAAQISWIPAGDCAPTEQEYWGNGTVTVQSTCHWEGHNVSTVTCHVSHLTGNKSLYIELLPG; this comes from the exons AAGCGGAGGGTGCTGCTCAATCAAACAACTCATTAATGCTGCAAACTAGCAAGGAGAATCATACTTTAG CTTCAAACAGTTTATGTATGGATGAAAAACAGATTACACAGAACCACTCAAAAGTACTCGCAGAAG TTAACATTTCATGGCCTGTACAGATGGCTAGAAATGCTGTGCTTTGTTGCCCTCGTATTGAGTTTAGAAATTTGATCGTAATAACATGGGAAATAATCATAAGAGGCCAGCCTTCCTGCACAAAATCctataggaaagaaagaaatgagaccAAGGAAACCAACTGTACTGATGAGAGAATAACCTGGGTCTCCACACCTGATCAGAATTCGGACCTTCAGATTCACCCAGTGGCCATCACTCATGACGGGTATTACAGATGCATAATGGCAACTCCTGATGGGAATTTCCATCGTGGATATCACCTCCAAGTGCTAG TTACACCTGAAGTGACCCTGTTTGAAAGCAGGAATAGAACTGCAGTATGCAAGGCAGTTGCAGGGAAGCCAGCTGCGCAGATCTCCTGGATCCCAGCGGGGGATTGTGCCCCTACTGAGCAAGAGTACTGGGGCAATGGCACAGTGACTGTTCAGAGTACATGCCACTGGGAGGGCCACAATGTGTCTACCGTGACCTGCCATGTCTCCCATTTGACTGGCAACAAGAGTCTGTACATAGAGCTACTTCCTG GATGA